Proteins from a genomic interval of Pseudoalteromonas sp. MEBiC 03607:
- a CDS encoding outer membrane protein transport protein yields the protein MKFTKTLIAASLAVVSADSFAAAFQLAEQNVSGLGRAYAGEAAVADDASVVARNPALMSLFKDKQISVAGIAVIPDVSLNGEGAAYGLDENVIDDDSIAPSAFIPAGYFTMPLNDKVSLGFGAFSNFGLSTEFNDDYAAGSIAGETEIVTVNMNASASYKINEQFSLGLGLNYVYADAKVVRNAGTNPFGLPASTQIAHLEGDDYGFGWNVGVMYQLDENSRFGFNYRSETDIDFEGEYSNQLPAAVGGLAGTVVPGELKLTLPAIAEFSGSHQVDKKLGVHYSILWTGWDSFQKLEAYTPSLETPVFSKEENFSDSMRYSIGTDYQYSDALLLRAGIAYDESPADKSHLSISIPDTDRFWFSFGGNYAFSENSNVDLGVSILRGKTQNFSEKDSLAASLGQNVSWEYESKGHAVLVGAQYNYTF from the coding sequence ATGAAGTTCACTAAAACACTAATTGCAGCATCACTTGCTGTTGTTTCTGCTGACAGCTTTGCTGCAGCCTTCCAATTAGCAGAGCAAAACGTATCAGGGTTAGGTCGTGCATACGCAGGTGAAGCAGCCGTAGCTGATGATGCCTCTGTTGTTGCTCGCAACCCTGCACTTATGTCTTTATTCAAAGACAAGCAAATTTCAGTTGCAGGCATTGCTGTAATTCCAGACGTAAGTCTAAATGGAGAAGGTGCGGCATATGGTTTAGATGAGAATGTTATTGATGATGACAGCATCGCACCATCTGCATTTATTCCTGCTGGCTACTTCACAATGCCATTAAACGACAAAGTATCACTAGGCTTTGGTGCTTTCTCAAACTTTGGTCTTTCTACTGAATTTAATGATGACTACGCTGCGGGCTCTATTGCAGGTGAAACTGAAATCGTTACTGTAAATATGAATGCAAGCGCTTCATATAAAATCAACGAACAGTTCAGCCTAGGTCTTGGTTTAAACTATGTTTATGCTGATGCTAAAGTTGTTCGTAATGCAGGTACTAACCCATTTGGTTTACCAGCTAGCACGCAAATCGCTCACCTTGAAGGCGACGACTACGGCTTTGGTTGGAACGTTGGTGTAATGTATCAACTAGATGAGAATAGCCGTTTTGGTTTTAACTACCGCAGCGAAACAGATATCGATTTTGAAGGTGAGTACTCAAACCAACTTCCAGCTGCTGTTGGCGGTTTAGCGGGCACTGTAGTACCTGGTGAGTTAAAACTAACACTACCAGCAATTGCTGAGTTTTCTGGTTCACATCAAGTTGATAAGAAGCTAGGCGTACACTACAGCATTTTATGGACAGGTTGGGACAGCTTCCAAAAATTAGAAGCATATACACCAAGCCTTGAAACGCCTGTATTCTCTAAAGAAGAGAACTTCTCTGATTCAATGCGTTACTCTATCGGTACTGACTACCAGTACAGCGATGCATTATTACTTCGTGCAGGTATTGCATACGACGAATCACCAGCTGATAAATCACACTTATCAATCTCTATCCCTGATACAGATCGTTTCTGGTTCTCGTTTGGTGGTAACTACGCATTCAGCGAAAACTCAAATGTTGACTTAGGTGTAAGTATCCTTCGTGGTAAAACACAAAACTTCTCTGAAAAAGACAGCCTAGCAGCTTCTTTAGGCCAAAATGTTTCATGGGAATATGAATCAAAAGGTCACGCAGTACTAGTTGGTGCTCAGTATAACTACACGTTTTAA
- a CDS encoding HD-GYP domain-containing protein produces MLITLPIAELVPGMFVDSVSKQQEHVNSIKIKTRGLVRDKTIIQRLISEGVEELLIDFTQSDVALPKKYQPKTETTQAKVEQKPAANEVPQGITVQQEFLKASVHYEQHSRKLQGFYSDITSGLKMNVSVLDDIAVDIVSSVFRNHNALTILTRLRDKHIYNWRHMINTAILVSVFAKYLGYKEKTIKELAMGALLHDIGQAKMPQGVLSKPSALNNNEMQVVKKHVAQSLGLVKGEKGITPLMLEMIVNHHERLDGSGYPRGITGEKLSRPARIMAIVDVYDAMTADRPHQMGEEPISALRYLLANKQMFDSELVQRFIKCLGVHPVGTIVKLNNERLALVMEGNHQNPIKPKVKIFYNAKHKHHITAKDVNLNEEQDLKIVASIKPLDYQLNLARLLKEHLLV; encoded by the coding sequence ATGCTTATAACTTTACCCATTGCCGAACTAGTACCAGGGATGTTTGTTGACAGTGTCAGTAAGCAGCAAGAGCACGTAAATAGCATAAAAATTAAGACGCGTGGCCTGGTCCGCGATAAAACCATTATTCAGCGCTTAATATCTGAAGGTGTTGAAGAGCTTCTTATCGACTTCACCCAAAGTGATGTTGCACTTCCTAAAAAATATCAACCAAAAACTGAGACTACTCAAGCCAAAGTAGAACAAAAGCCTGCGGCTAACGAAGTACCGCAAGGGATCACTGTTCAACAAGAGTTTCTAAAAGCCAGTGTGCATTACGAACAACATAGTCGAAAACTGCAAGGCTTTTACTCTGATATTACCTCGGGTTTAAAAATGAATGTGTCGGTACTTGATGATATCGCCGTTGATATAGTCAGCTCGGTATTTCGTAATCACAATGCGTTGACTATCTTAACTCGGCTCAGAGATAAACATATTTATAATTGGCGACATATGATCAACACCGCCATTTTGGTTAGTGTGTTTGCCAAGTATTTAGGCTATAAAGAAAAAACCATTAAAGAATTAGCAATGGGTGCATTGCTGCATGATATTGGGCAAGCCAAGATGCCACAGGGGGTTCTTTCTAAGCCAAGCGCATTAAATAATAATGAAATGCAGGTAGTAAAAAAACATGTGGCACAAAGTTTAGGTTTAGTGAAAGGTGAAAAAGGCATTACGCCCTTAATGTTAGAGATGATAGTTAATCATCATGAACGTTTAGATGGCAGCGGTTATCCTCGGGGCATCACCGGAGAAAAGTTAAGTCGACCAGCGCGCATTATGGCTATTGTTGATGTGTATGATGCAATGACGGCGGACAGACCTCACCAAATGGGTGAAGAACCCATTTCGGCACTGCGCTATTTACTTGCTAACAAACAAATGTTTGATTCAGAGTTGGTGCAACGCTTTATTAAATGCTTAGGTGTACATCCTGTTGGCACGATTGTGAAGTTAAACAATGAGCGTTTGGCGCTGGTAATGGAAGGAAATCATCAAAATCCAATCAAGCCTAAAGTTAAAATATTTTATAACGCGAAACACAAGCACCACATTACTGCGAAAGATGTTAATTTGAATGAAGAGCAAGATCTTAAGATTGTTGCAAGTATAAAACCGCTAGATTATCAGCTTAATTTGGCTCGTTTGTTAAAAGAGCATCTGCTTGTTTAG
- the parC gene encoding DNA topoisomerase IV subunit A, translated as MSDTDTLLMQGIEQQTMGRFTEDAYLNYSMYVIMDRALPHVGDGLKPVQRRIIYAMSELGLSAQAKYKKSARTVGDVLGKYHPHGDSACYEAMVLMAQPFSYRYPLVDGQGNWGAADDPKSFAAMRYTEARLSKFSEVLLKELGQGTVDWTANFDGTLDEPMVLPARLPHILLNGVTGIAVGMATDIPPHNVREVASACCLLLDKPKAEIEELLELVHAPDYPTEAEIITPKDDIRKIYQTGRGSIKMRAIYTEEHGDIVITALPHQCSGAKVLEQIAAQMNAKKLPMVADLRDESDHENPTRIVIVPRSNRIKAEPLMAHLFATTDLEKNYRVNLNMLGLDGRPQVKDLRSILTEWLTFRRETVRRRLQYRLDKVLARLHILEGLLTAFLNIDEVIEIIRTEDKPKPVLMERFGITDIQAEAILELKLRHLAKLEEFKIKGEQDELALERDKLEQILGSERRMSTLMKKEIQEAAEMYGDDRRSPVVERVEAKALSEKDLIPSESVTVVLSEKGWARVGKGHDLDVEGLSYKSGDSYKASARGKSNQPAVFLDSSGRAFATDAHSLPSARSQGEPMTGRFNLSSGANFEHVVMAEDNQVLLMASDAGYGFISDFKDLVSKNKNGKALVSVPKGGELLAPIRVTDVATDYCMAISNEGRMLLFPLRDLPKLSKGKGNKIISIPSAKVQAREEFVKVLAVVPEGSSVTLHAGKRKLTLKPSDLEHYHGERGRRGNKLPRGLQRVDEAVVEMTQTDDSDESPSEVIE; from the coding sequence ATGAGTGATACTGATACCTTGCTGATGCAGGGCATAGAACAACAAACAATGGGGCGTTTTACTGAAGACGCCTACTTAAACTACTCAATGTACGTCATTATGGACCGCGCCTTACCGCATGTGGGTGATGGTCTAAAGCCTGTACAGCGTCGTATCATTTATGCAATGAGCGAGCTTGGGTTATCGGCGCAAGCTAAGTATAAAAAATCTGCGCGTACTGTTGGTGATGTACTTGGTAAATACCATCCCCATGGTGATAGTGCTTGTTATGAAGCCATGGTGTTGATGGCTCAGCCGTTTTCTTACCGTTACCCGCTGGTGGACGGTCAAGGTAACTGGGGTGCCGCGGACGATCCTAAGTCATTTGCGGCGATGCGTTATACCGAAGCGCGTTTATCTAAGTTCTCTGAAGTTTTATTAAAAGAGCTCGGCCAAGGTACTGTTGATTGGACCGCAAACTTTGATGGCACACTGGATGAGCCAATGGTATTGCCAGCGCGCTTACCGCACATTTTGCTCAATGGTGTGACTGGTATCGCGGTAGGTATGGCAACGGATATTCCACCACACAACGTGCGAGAAGTTGCCAGTGCCTGTTGTTTACTGCTTGATAAACCAAAAGCTGAAATCGAAGAGCTGCTTGAGTTAGTGCATGCCCCTGACTATCCAACAGAAGCTGAGATAATCACTCCGAAAGATGATATTCGTAAGATTTATCAAACCGGACGTGGCTCTATCAAGATGCGTGCAATTTACACTGAAGAGCACGGTGATATTGTAATTACAGCGCTACCTCATCAGTGTTCAGGTGCAAAAGTACTTGAGCAAATTGCTGCACAAATGAACGCTAAAAAGTTACCGATGGTTGCCGATTTACGTGACGAATCAGATCACGAAAATCCAACCCGTATTGTGATTGTACCGCGTTCGAACCGCATCAAGGCTGAGCCACTAATGGCACACCTGTTTGCAACCACCGATTTAGAAAAGAACTACCGCGTAAACTTAAACATGCTTGGCCTTGATGGTCGTCCGCAAGTTAAAGACTTACGTAGTATCTTAACTGAGTGGTTAACGTTCCGTCGTGAAACTGTTCGTCGCCGTTTACAATACCGCTTAGATAAAGTGTTAGCACGCTTGCATATTTTAGAAGGTTTATTAACTGCCTTTTTAAATATCGACGAAGTCATCGAAATTATTCGCACTGAAGATAAACCAAAGCCCGTATTAATGGAGCGCTTTGGTATTACCGATATTCAAGCCGAAGCGATTTTAGAATTAAAACTACGTCATTTAGCAAAACTTGAAGAATTTAAGATTAAAGGTGAGCAAGATGAGCTTGCGCTTGAGCGTGACAAGTTAGAGCAAATTCTGGGTTCTGAGCGTCGTATGTCGACGTTGATGAAAAAAGAAATCCAAGAAGCCGCTGAAATGTACGGTGATGATCGCCGCTCACCAGTCGTTGAACGTGTAGAAGCAAAAGCACTAAGCGAAAAAGATCTTATTCCTTCTGAGTCAGTTACAGTTGTGCTATCTGAAAAAGGCTGGGCACGCGTTGGTAAAGGCCATGATTTAGATGTTGAAGGGCTAAGTTATAAGTCTGGCGACAGCTATAAAGCCTCGGCGCGAGGTAAGAGTAATCAGCCAGCAGTGTTCTTAGACTCAAGTGGTCGCGCTTTTGCTACCGATGCGCACAGTTTACCTTCTGCTCGTAGTCAAGGTGAACCAATGACAGGGCGCTTTAACCTAAGTTCTGGTGCCAACTTTGAGCATGTGGTGATGGCAGAAGACAACCAAGTGTTGTTAATGGCTTCAGATGCAGGTTATGGCTTTATTAGCGACTTTAAAGATTTAGTGAGTAAGAACAAAAACGGTAAAGCGCTGGTTAGTGTTCCTAAAGGTGGTGAATTACTCGCGCCAATTAGAGTGACTGATGTAGCGACAGACTACTGTATGGCAATTTCTAACGAAGGCCGAATGTTGTTATTCCCACTGCGTGACTTACCTAAGTTAAGTAAAGGTAAAGGGAATAAGATTATTTCTATCCCAAGTGCGAAAGTACAAGCTCGTGAAGAGTTTGTAAAAGTACTTGCTGTGGTGCCAGAGGGCAGTAGCGTAACCCTGCATGCAGGTAAACGAAAACTGACACTTAAACCGTCTGATCTTGAGCATTATCATGGTGAACGGGGTAGACGAGGTAACAAATTACCACGCGGTCTACAGCGGGTTGATGAAGCTGTGGTTGAAATGACTCAAACTGATGATAGTGATGAGTCGCCAAGTGAAGTAATAGAGTAA
- the rraB gene encoding ribonuclease E inhibitor RraB, protein MENWREITEDIVTSLLEDGSDPEVLYEVEHHFVSENFEKLEQAALAAFKLGYDVEEPAELELEDGEKVWSFDVVVECELDVEAIMEDVDKLEALAQQTDVEYDGWGTYFQE, encoded by the coding sequence ATGGAAAATTGGCGCGAAATTACTGAAGACATCGTAACTTCATTACTTGAAGATGGCTCAGATCCTGAAGTACTTTATGAAGTGGAACACCACTTTGTTAGCGAAAATTTTGAAAAGTTAGAGCAAGCAGCTTTAGCCGCTTTTAAACTAGGTTATGATGTTGAAGAACCTGCTGAACTTGAGCTAGAAGACGGCGAGAAAGTGTGGAGCTTTGATGTGGTTGTTGAGTGTGAACTTGATGTAGAAGCGATTATGGAAGACGTAGACAAGCTAGAAGCGCTTGCTCAGCAAACTGATGTTGAATACGACGGCTGGGGCACTTACTTTCAGGAGTAA
- a CDS encoding M66 family metalloprotease has translation MKNTSLSLAVLCALTLSNYSVANNTDTHYFNQNALNSDTEGNFPATVLFAQNSITPSLNKIEEDIQPHLVAQRKTMLMFKPHQELANDSQIILSVLDSNDTLVYQTFMRSPDAFTKPFGYDDNSVNYSDNTFSSILPASVIQPNIHFAFELGDKSSKLNNVKVGASTSLIINTIDVGLLTPYRDKFTFQHDADLHRQYFQQVPITKLSVNNFEPLHLTEVMMPDGRLLTDSDPSKGGIYSGDMRHLIAKNLLSHGINNANYGINASGIGGPTAHPYSAAQVTAHNAIGKYDNGIFVHGLSGGAGMVTLYKSVGNEFSHELGHNFGLGHYPGGEHGVLNRPADERNSTWGWDGDLDKFIPNFSPKLSYKDRCYKQTCIAAFNGHQYGTGSMSGGGPMYSEYNKYTLHTPYELQHIQRFLENKAHFDSSSKTGFSKWDPLTQSMQPWNNTVLDTNTLRLVNRTPYKQDVPITTIIGFYDPEQQLQSFIYPALHGASGAVYKDSFSSSSCKLIVKTQKAGNKTFNLPATRLTTGKMNKIHINLEATSVPTSASVYCDSNLLVWQELEPAKQNLPASVITTQEKPKACIVNIETNEEFCLENGQKASYLPAFISRKPVYVRAPQGLQVMLSDYGNLSYNRIATFNGTVENNKLKNVLAKNGQYLDFSKPRSMRVFSSEEPLGCIVSLLDQSEYCLKANERSNYRLPAYINKHPVYIKAAPGVAVTLSDWPNLSYRHTATFTENTSHQDLQNVKADNGQYLNFSRPASMRVVAN, from the coding sequence ATGAAAAACACATCTTTATCTCTAGCTGTACTGTGCGCATTAACGCTAAGTAACTACAGTGTGGCAAATAACACAGATACTCACTACTTTAACCAAAATGCCCTTAATAGTGATACCGAAGGAAACTTTCCTGCAACCGTACTTTTTGCTCAAAATTCAATAACGCCTTCTCTAAATAAGATCGAAGAGGATATTCAACCTCATTTAGTAGCGCAAAGAAAAACCATGCTGATGTTCAAGCCACATCAAGAATTAGCAAATGACTCTCAAATTATCTTAAGTGTGCTTGATAGCAACGATACCCTCGTGTATCAAACGTTTATGCGCTCGCCTGATGCCTTTACTAAACCCTTTGGTTATGATGATAATTCTGTTAACTATTCTGATAACACTTTTTCGAGCATTCTGCCGGCATCAGTTATTCAGCCGAACATTCACTTTGCGTTTGAGCTAGGCGATAAGTCAAGTAAACTAAATAACGTCAAAGTTGGTGCAAGCACAAGTCTTATAATTAATACTATTGATGTAGGCTTGCTTACTCCTTATCGAGACAAGTTCACTTTTCAACACGATGCTGATTTACATCGCCAGTACTTTCAGCAAGTCCCTATTACTAAGCTATCTGTAAATAATTTTGAACCGCTGCATTTAACCGAAGTGATGATGCCTGACGGCCGCCTGTTGACTGATTCAGATCCAAGTAAAGGGGGAATTTACTCTGGTGATATGCGCCATTTAATTGCTAAAAATCTGCTGTCGCATGGTATCAATAATGCTAATTATGGTATCAATGCGTCTGGTATCGGTGGTCCGACAGCACACCCGTATAGTGCAGCACAAGTAACCGCCCATAATGCTATTGGTAAGTATGATAATGGTATCTTTGTTCACGGTTTATCAGGTGGTGCGGGCATGGTGACACTGTATAAATCTGTTGGTAATGAATTTAGTCACGAGTTAGGACATAACTTCGGTTTAGGCCATTACCCTGGCGGCGAACATGGAGTATTGAATCGCCCCGCCGATGAACGTAATTCAACTTGGGGTTGGGATGGCGACTTAGATAAATTTATACCAAACTTTTCACCTAAGTTATCGTATAAAGACCGCTGTTATAAACAGACCTGTATTGCTGCATTTAATGGTCATCAATATGGTACAGGCTCTATGTCTGGTGGTGGGCCAATGTACAGCGAGTACAACAAATACACGCTACATACTCCATACGAGTTGCAACATATACAACGCTTTTTAGAAAACAAAGCACATTTTGATAGCAGCAGCAAAACTGGGTTTAGTAAATGGGATCCGCTGACTCAATCAATGCAACCTTGGAACAATACAGTCTTAGATACCAATACACTGCGCTTGGTTAATCGCACTCCTTATAAGCAAGATGTTCCAATCACAACTATTATCGGTTTTTATGATCCTGAACAACAGCTACAAAGCTTTATTTACCCTGCTCTTCACGGTGCTTCAGGCGCCGTCTATAAAGACAGCTTCTCTTCATCAAGCTGTAAGTTAATTGTCAAAACCCAAAAAGCAGGGAATAAAACCTTCAACCTACCTGCAACACGATTAACAACAGGTAAAATGAATAAGATCCACATCAATCTAGAGGCAACTTCAGTACCAACTAGCGCTTCTGTGTACTGCGACTCAAACCTACTGGTATGGCAAGAGCTAGAACCTGCAAAACAAAACTTACCAGCCTCAGTTATCACTACTCAAGAGAAGCCAAAAGCCTGTATTGTAAACATAGAAACAAACGAAGAGTTTTGTCTTGAAAATGGACAAAAAGCAAGCTACCTCCCAGCTTTTATCAGTAGAAAACCCGTATATGTGAGAGCACCACAAGGTTTACAGGTCATGTTATCTGACTATGGAAACTTATCTTATAACCGCATTGCGACTTTTAATGGCACCGTTGAAAATAACAAACTGAAAAATGTTTTAGCAAAAAATGGACAATATTTAGATTTCTCTAAGCCGCGCTCTATGCGCGTATTTAGCTCTGAGGAGCCTTTAGGTTGCATTGTAAGCTTGCTAGATCAAAGTGAATACTGCTTAAAAGCAAATGAACGCTCAAACTACAGGCTACCTGCTTATATCAATAAACATCCTGTATACATTAAAGCAGCGCCAGGAGTAGCAGTGACTCTTTCTGATTGGCCGAATCTATCTTATCGCCATACAGCTACGTTTACTGAAAATACCAGCCATCAAGATTTGCAAAATGTAAAAGCCGATAACGGTCAATACCTTAACTTTTCTAGGCCGGCTTCAATGAGAGTCGTTGCAAACTAA
- a CDS encoding 1-acylglycerol-3-phosphate O-acyltransferase yields MLAVFRIIFMALFIVFSCLVGLLLCIVKPFHANNVHIISGWFCKVAKVLGVKLELKYHEDPKNIGPAVYVANHQNNYDLFTLPAMVPENCVSLGKKSLKWIPFFGQLYWLSGNILIDRANRSKAAGTISKSAEKIKRKGLSVWMFPEGTRSYGRGLLPFKTGAFHTAMSADVPVVPVCMSTTHKTIKLNRWDNGTIYLEMLAPIYLDKNVSARDHASHVHQVMAAKITELDAQVRNK; encoded by the coding sequence TTGTTAGCTGTTTTTCGCATTATTTTCATGGCTTTATTTATAGTTTTTAGCTGCCTTGTTGGTTTGCTTTTATGTATTGTGAAGCCGTTTCATGCCAATAACGTTCACATTATCTCTGGGTGGTTTTGCAAAGTTGCTAAAGTATTGGGTGTAAAGCTTGAGCTTAAGTACCACGAAGATCCTAAAAATATTGGTCCTGCAGTGTATGTAGCCAACCATCAAAATAATTATGATTTATTTACTTTGCCAGCGATGGTGCCTGAGAACTGTGTAAGCCTTGGTAAAAAAAGCCTTAAGTGGATCCCATTTTTTGGCCAGCTTTATTGGTTATCAGGCAATATATTAATTGACCGAGCTAATCGCTCAAAAGCAGCTGGTACAATTTCTAAATCAGCCGAAAAAATTAAGCGTAAAGGGTTATCGGTATGGATGTTCCCTGAGGGTACGCGTAGCTATGGCCGAGGTTTATTGCCTTTTAAAACTGGTGCTTTTCATACTGCTATGAGTGCCGATGTGCCAGTAGTGCCTGTTTGTATGAGTACAACGCATAAAACTATTAAGCTAAATCGCTGGGATAATGGTACAATTTATCTCGAAATGTTAGCGCCAATCTATCTTGATAAAAACGTATCTGCTCGTGATCATGCATCCCATGTTCATCAGGTTATGGCTGCTAAAATAACTGAATTAGATGCTCAAGTGAGAAATAAATAA
- a CDS encoding PQQ-dependent sugar dehydrogenase, with the protein MKKILTSLLSLSLLSAPVMAKDILDKLTVADGFTISLFADDVENARQIAVSKRGIVYAGSRKAGNVYALIDHNSDGVADRKMVIATGLEMPSGLAVKDGDLYVAEVSRIIRFKDIDKNLKDPKFEVVYDKFPTDRHHGWKFISFAPTGELIVPVGVPCNICAEDDKYGRIFSLDVDTKEIKTIAKGVRNSVGFDYHPTTNAFWFSDNGRDMMGDDMPPCEINRVGEGEEGAHYGFPYVHAGAILDPEFGQGKSIADYKSPALALGAHVAPLGIHFYNGKQFPAKYKEQLFIAEHGSWNRSKKSGYRVMLANVEQGRITQYTPFVTGFMQNEETFGRPVAFAELADGSLLISDDFANVIYRVSAKKK; encoded by the coding sequence ATGAAAAAAATACTGACCTCATTATTATCGCTGAGCTTGTTGTCAGCGCCGGTAATGGCCAAAGATATTCTTGATAAACTCACTGTAGCTGATGGATTTACTATCAGCTTGTTTGCTGATGACGTTGAAAATGCGCGTCAGATTGCCGTGTCAAAAAGAGGCATTGTGTATGCTGGTTCACGAAAAGCGGGCAATGTATATGCATTAATAGATCATAATAGTGATGGCGTTGCTGATAGAAAAATGGTTATCGCCACAGGCCTTGAAATGCCTTCGGGATTAGCTGTTAAAGATGGTGATTTATATGTGGCAGAAGTGTCGCGTATCATCCGTTTTAAAGATATCGATAAAAACCTAAAAGACCCTAAATTTGAAGTCGTTTACGATAAATTCCCAACCGATCGTCATCATGGCTGGAAGTTCATTAGCTTTGCGCCAACCGGTGAGCTAATTGTGCCTGTGGGTGTGCCATGTAACATTTGTGCGGAAGACGACAAATATGGTCGTATCTTTTCGTTAGATGTAGATACAAAAGAAATTAAAACAATCGCCAAAGGTGTTCGTAACTCAGTTGGTTTTGATTATCACCCAACTACCAATGCATTTTGGTTTAGTGATAATGGCCGTGACATGATGGGCGATGATATGCCTCCTTGCGAAATCAACCGTGTAGGTGAAGGTGAAGAAGGGGCACATTATGGTTTCCCTTATGTACATGCAGGCGCCATTTTAGATCCTGAGTTTGGTCAAGGTAAGAGCATTGCTGATTACAAGTCACCTGCGCTTGCACTTGGTGCGCACGTGGCACCTCTTGGTATTCATTTTTATAACGGCAAACAGTTCCCTGCGAAATACAAAGAACAACTATTTATTGCTGAGCATGGCTCTTGGAACCGCAGTAAAAAATCGGGTTACAGAGTGATGTTAGCGAACGTTGAACAAGGTCGTATTACTCAATACACTCCGTTCGTTACAGGGTTCATGCAAAATGAAGAAACATTTGGTCGCCCAGTTGCCTTTGCAGAACTTGCAGATGGCAGCTTATTGATCTCAGACGACTTTGCTAACGTGATTTATCGTGTTAGCGCAAAGAAAAAATAG